From one Rosa rugosa chromosome 4, drRosRugo1.1, whole genome shotgun sequence genomic stretch:
- the LOC133745493 gene encoding E3 ubiquitin-protein ligase RGLG1-like, whose product MGCQASTFRFPSRRSRRFAPRRFPPPAQSHRVLHAQSGQQQSVAPPPPPPHPLPLPPPPPSLPALSPPKSYELENKYSNTDANLVSQLVPDVDWNSPAVSDVYLDQDDKPEGNEVTDQYLKHAGLESAKLIFGIDFSRSNERRGARSCNGKSLHYIGAEQNPYEQAILITGKILQYFDKDTMIPCFGFGDASTNDQEVFSFYPDESACCNGFEEATKRYREVVPQLQLGGPKSFAPIIEMAMTLVEQSGGQYHVLVILADGQVTRGEDTGLSQLSPQEKKTVEAIVKASEYPLSIVVVGVGDGPWDMMEKFEAKIPRRAFDNFRFVNAADIFSKNMDSSRKDVKFASAALLQLPSQYKATQELSILGATRENAVRRIPLPPPRYSSGYVGSERAPHASDNHLCPVCLTNEKNMAFGCGHQTCCDCGPDLETCPICRSAIYLRIKLY is encoded by the exons atgggttgtcaagcttcaacattCAGATTTCCTAGTAGAAGGTCTCGTCGGTTTGCGCCAAGACGGTTTCCACCTCCAGCTCAAAGCCATAGGGTGCTTCATGCTCAGTCTGGGCAACAGCAGAGTGTTGCACCTCCGCCTCCACCTCCACATCCTCTTCCacttccacctccacctccgtCGCTCCCGGCCCTGTCTCCACCTAAAAGCTATGAGTTGGAGAACAAATACTCAAATACAGATGCTAATCTGGTCAGCCAGCTA GTTCCTGATGTAGATTGGAATTCTCCAGCAGTTTCTGATGTTTACCTTGATCAAGATGACAAGCCTGAGGGTAATGAG GTCACGGATCAATATTTGAAGCATGCCGGTCTGGAGTCTGCCAAACTTATTTTTGGTATTGATTTCTCACGGAGCAATGAGCGGAGAG GTGCAAGGTCCTGTAACGGGAAGAGCTTGCATTACATTGGAGCAGAGCAAAATCCCTATGAACAAGCAATATTGATCACTGGGAAAATATTGCAGTACTTTGATAAGGATACGATGATTCCTTGTTTTGGATTTGGAGATG CATCAACCAATGACCAGGAAGTTTTCAGTTTCTATCCAGATGAGAGCGCTTGCTGCAATGGATTTGAAGAAGCAACAAAACGATATAGAGAAGTAGTCCCCCAGCTACAACTTGGAG GGCCTAAATCATTTGCCCCTATCATTGAAATGGCCATGACTCTTGTCGAACAGAGTGGTGGCCAGTACCATGTGTTGGTGATACTAGCTGATGGGCAG GTGACTAGAGGAGAAGATACTGGTCTTAGCCAGTTAAGCCCACAGGAAAAGAAAACAGTTGAAGCAATTGTGAAAGCAAG CGAGTATCCCTTATCAATTGTGGTAgttggagttggagatggaCCATGGGATATGATGGAGAAATTTGAGGCTAAAATTCCTCGACGGGCCTTTGATAACTTTCGG TTTGTGAATGCTGCAGACATTTTCTCAAAGAATATGGACAGCTCAAGAAAAGATGTAAAATTTGCTTCTGCAGCCTTGCTGCAATTACCCTCTCAGTATAAAGCAACACAAGAGCTTAGCATATTGGG TGCTACAAGAGAGAATGCGGTGCGTAGGATTCCTCTTCCCCCTCCTCGTTACAGTTCAGGCTATGTAGGCAGTGAACGAGCACCTCACGCTTCTGACAATCAT CTCTGTCCCGTTTGCCTAACCAATGAGAAAAATATGGCATTTGGTTGCGGACATCAG ACATGCTGTGACTGTGGACCAGATCTTGAGACGTGCCCGATTTGCAGAAGCGCCATCTACCTCAGGATAAAACTCTATTGA